A window of the Candidatus Ancaeobacter aquaticus genome harbors these coding sequences:
- a CDS encoding GGDEF domain-containing protein codes for MDTFLILTFFILVIFFGLFYGSRKALALTLISLVVTEVYVMTRIIVSREDFIIPGAILGVFLAGYFLFIFNLIRYYIKKNENQYNLFLEYYNDAVKKYDMLSQEAKVLKEENVRVSKELDTTISYYENIKSVTATLDFTNKLELMTRFIHTLAQFSEGQLVLAESKNNELQIEKVFNMPVGDEPRDTFVYEADEVVHKNLYNNIMSAFEDNADALFVTKGEMTQYISGDDKEYETFGAVPLVSENELLGYVVVFDVDIIGFEKIQNLAPQLANELKKINLYHKVRDLSIIDGLTGLYLRRHFVEILETEVDRANRNKQPLSFFIADIDNFKHVNDKYGHLAGDILLREVSGILKDEARSVDLIGRYGGDEIAIALPKTDLNIAIQVAERMRLAVKAHNISLEDDEVTVTLSIGISSYPYNCGSLQDMIDKADEALYKAKQSGKDKVCVWGINGD; via the coding sequence ATGGATACATTTTTAATATTAACATTTTTTATTTTAGTGATATTTTTTGGGCTATTCTATGGCAGTAGAAAAGCACTTGCGTTGACATTAATATCGCTTGTGGTAACGGAAGTGTATGTTATGACGAGGATTATTGTTAGTCGTGAAGATTTTATTATTCCCGGTGCGATACTCGGCGTATTTTTAGCGGGATATTTTCTTTTTATCTTTAATCTTATCCGTTACTACATAAAGAAAAATGAAAATCAGTATAACCTCTTTTTAGAGTACTACAATGATGCGGTTAAGAAATATGACATGCTTTCTCAAGAAGCAAAGGTCTTAAAGGAAGAAAATGTAAGGGTAAGTAAAGAACTTGATACAACAATATCGTATTACGAAAATATAAAAAGTGTTACCGCAACATTAGATTTCACCAACAAGCTTGAGCTTATGACACGATTTATACACACCCTTGCCCAGTTCTCCGAAGGGCAGCTGGTGTTAGCTGAGAGCAAGAACAATGAATTGCAGATTGAAAAAGTATTTAATATGCCCGTCGGCGATGAACCGAGAGATACTTTTGTCTATGAAGCTGATGAAGTTGTTCATAAGAATCTTTATAATAATATCATGAGTGCATTTGAAGATAATGCTGATGCTCTATTTGTTACTAAAGGTGAGATGACGCAGTATATTAGTGGTGATGATAAAGAGTATGAAACATTTGGCGCGGTGCCACTTGTCAGTGAAAACGAACTGTTAGGTTATGTTGTGGTATTTGATGTTGATATAATAGGATTTGAAAAAATACAAAATCTTGCTCCACAGCTTGCAAATGAGCTCAAGAAAATAAATCTGTACCATAAAGTAAGAGATTTATCTATCATAGACGGTTTGACAGGGTTGTACCTCAGAAGACATTTTGTCGAGATTCTTGAAACCGAAGTTGATCGAGCAAATAGAAATAAACAGCCGCTATCATTTTTCATTGCCGATATTGATAATTTTAAACATGTGAACGATAAGTATGGTCATCTCGCCGGGGATATTCTCTTGCGTGAAGTTTCAGGGATTTTAAAGGATGAGGCGCGAAGCGTTGATCTTATCGGAAGATATGGTGGGGATGAAATCGCTATTGCACTTCCTAAAACTGATCTTAATATTGCGATACAGGTTGCTGAACGTATGAGACTAGCGGTGAAAGCGCATAATATTAGTCTTGAAGATGATGAGGTAACGGTTACACTTTCTATAGGGATATCATCGTATCCGTACAATTGCGGGTCACTTCAAGATATGATAGATAAAGCTGATGAAGCGCTTTATAAAGCGAAACAAAGCGGTAAAGATAAAGTATGTGTATGGGGTATTAACGGCGACTGA
- a CDS encoding sensor domain-containing diguanylate cyclase, with amino-acid sequence MKVTKIGEFRGFFLFVSYLTVLAISFILVFVLNKYPLQFYHILLIVVLIILPVLVVFTWFNYGILLSVVMSTFLSVYTILIAIALGRPIYYLYPIAFILLGMILLKYKETRRIKNEELRIKTEKLKEDFNILINTHEDAKGINKSLLRMKQRFLFFKDVAQNLSFTLPIDELLRRIIEYSNITIGKGDINLLFLVAKDLMSLELKAFEVISFEKRPLFTDPMDVFNRWVMRHQQPLLVTDVQKDYRFHIDTSQRSLKEVKSIIVAPLITEGKILGVLRIDSYKENTFELSNLRLLSIVANIASTTIKNAMLYRQTEDLAIKDGLTGLYVKTYFNEELAKQFSVAKAGGVTLSVLLLDMDNFKSFNDQYGHTAGDIVLKRYADILEKNVSKKCIVSRYGGEEFAILVPDYDEQVVLELAEKLREKIASQIILIRQEKLRGTVSIGVCMYSDKIKSTDEFVDRADKALYEAKRQGRNRVIKSEL; translated from the coding sequence ATGAAAGTAACTAAAATTGGAGAATTTAGAGGGTTTTTCTTATTTGTCAGTTACTTAACTGTATTAGCCATTTCTTTTATACTCGTATTTGTTCTTAATAAATATCCGCTGCAGTTTTATCATATACTTCTTATTGTGGTTCTCATTATATTACCTGTGCTCGTTGTGTTTACCTGGTTTAATTACGGAATATTATTGAGTGTTGTTATGAGCACTTTTTTATCGGTATATACGATATTAATTGCTATTGCGCTCGGGAGGCCCATTTATTATTTATATCCGATCGCATTCATTCTGTTAGGCATGATCTTGCTTAAATATAAAGAGACCAGAAGAATTAAAAATGAAGAATTACGTATCAAGACCGAGAAGCTTAAAGAAGATTTTAATATTCTGATTAACACTCATGAAGATGCAAAAGGTATTAATAAATCACTTCTTAGAATGAAACAACGGTTTCTGTTTTTTAAGGATGTTGCCCAAAATCTTAGTTTTACCCTGCCTATTGATGAGCTTCTGCGCAGGATCATAGAATACAGTAATATCACTATTGGAAAAGGTGATATTAACCTTCTGTTTCTTGTAGCAAAAGATCTTATGAGTCTCGAATTAAAAGCGTTTGAGGTTATTTCCTTCGAAAAGAGACCACTTTTTACTGATCCCATGGATGTGTTTAACCGCTGGGTTATGAGGCACCAGCAGCCGCTTTTGGTGACTGATGTGCAGAAGGATTACCGCTTTCACATTGATACCAGTCAACGGTCGCTTAAAGAAGTAAAGTCTATCATTGTTGCTCCTCTGATTACAGAAGGTAAGATACTGGGTGTTTTAAGAATTGATAGTTATAAAGAGAATACTTTTGAGCTCAGTAATTTGCGGTTGTTATCGATTGTCGCCAATATAGCGTCTACCACGATAAAAAACGCAATGCTATACCGTCAAACTGAAGATCTTGCAATTAAGGACGGGTTAACAGGGTTATATGTAAAAACATATTTCAATGAAGAGTTAGCAAAACAATTCTCAGTTGCTAAAGCCGGTGGGGTAACTTTGTCTGTACTGTTATTGGATATGGATAATTTTAAATCATTTAATGATCAGTATGGTCATACGGCAGGAGATATTGTTCTCAAGCGCTATGCTGATATACTCGAGAAAAATGTTTCTAAGAAGTGCATTGTTTCACGGTATGGCGGGGAAGAATTTGCGATATTAGTGCCTGATTATGATGAGCAAGTGGTTCTTGAGCTTGCTGAAAAGCTTCGTGAAAAAATTGCTAGCCAGATAATTCTTATACGGCAGGAAAAATTGCGCGGGACGGTAAGTATTGGCGTATGTATGTATAGCGACAAAATAAAAAGTACGGATGAATTTGTTGATAGAGCAGATAAAGCGCTCTACGAAGCGAAGCGGCAGGGAAGAAATAGAGTGATTAAATCAGAGCTTTAA